A genomic region of Burkholderia humptydooensis contains the following coding sequences:
- the bufA1 gene encoding BufA1 family periplasmic bufferin-type metallophore codes for MSRSALSVSSLSAAIGVALAMQAAPAAAQGMKDTSGMPQIVKDNMARMAQNKLEKCYGVNAVAKNDCAEGAHSCAGQASRARDPQSFVLLPAGDCSKIAGGTLKAG; via the coding sequence ATGAGCAGATCCGCTTTGAGCGTTTCGTCGCTGTCCGCGGCGATCGGCGTCGCGCTCGCGATGCAGGCCGCGCCCGCCGCGGCGCAGGGCATGAAGGACACGAGCGGCATGCCGCAGATCGTCAAGGACAACATGGCAAGGATGGCGCAAAACAAGCTCGAAAAGTGTTACGGCGTCAACGCGGTCGCGAAGAACGACTGCGCTGAGGGCGCGCATTCGTGCGCGGGGCAGGCGAGCCGGGCGCGCGATCCCCAATCGTTCGTGCTGCTTCCCGCGGGCGATTGCAGCAAGATCGCGGGCGGCACGCTGAAGGCGGGCTGA
- the bufB gene encoding MNIO family bufferin maturase → MPAPRGGAPAGALAARAGIGLRFRHHRTVLRRRPAVAWFEVHTENYMGGGAAPRVLDAIRRDYPLSLHGVGLSLGSADGIDAVHLARVRDAVARFQPALVSEHLAWSAVGGAYLADLLPLPMTDEALDVVSRHVDQVQTALGRRILVENPSTYLRFAHSTMPEWEFLAALARRTGCGILCDVNNIHVSACNHGWDPLTYLAALPPASVGEIHLAGHRVTPLGGGRVLRIDDHGSRVAPEVWALYRIALRRFGAVPTLIEWDNDVPPLGTLMREAAIAESALEEVRDASAAAYAG, encoded by the coding sequence ATGCCCGCGCCGCGCGGCGGCGCCCCGGCCGGCGCGCTTGCGGCGCGGGCGGGCATCGGCTTGCGTTTTCGCCATCATCGGACGGTGCTCAGGCGCCGGCCCGCCGTCGCGTGGTTCGAAGTGCACACCGAGAATTACATGGGCGGCGGCGCGGCGCCGCGCGTGCTGGATGCGATCCGGCGCGACTACCCGCTGTCGCTGCACGGCGTCGGCCTGTCGCTCGGCAGCGCCGACGGGATCGACGCCGTGCACCTGGCGCGCGTGCGCGACGCGGTCGCGCGCTTCCAGCCGGCGCTCGTGTCCGAGCATCTCGCGTGGAGCGCGGTGGGCGGCGCGTATCTCGCCGATCTGCTGCCGCTGCCGATGACCGACGAGGCGCTCGACGTCGTGAGCCGCCACGTCGATCAGGTGCAGACGGCGCTCGGTCGACGGATTCTCGTCGAGAACCCCTCGACCTATCTGCGGTTCGCGCATTCGACGATGCCCGAATGGGAATTCCTCGCGGCGCTCGCGCGGCGCACCGGCTGCGGCATTCTTTGCGACGTCAACAACATCCACGTGAGCGCGTGCAACCACGGCTGGGACCCGCTGACTTATCTGGCGGCGCTGCCGCCCGCCTCGGTCGGCGAGATACATCTGGCCGGCCATCGCGTGACGCCGCTCGGCGGCGGCCGCGTGCTGCGCATCGACGACCACGGCTCGCGCGTCGCGCCCGAGGTCTGGGCGCTGTATCGCATCGCGCTGCGCCGCTTCGGCGCGGTGCCGACGCTGATCGAATGGGACAACGATGTGCCGCCCCTCGGCACGTTGATGCGGGAAGCGGCGATCGCCGAGTCGGCGCTGGAGGAGGTGCGCGATGCGAGCGCGGCCGCCTACGCTGGCTGA
- a CDS encoding NrsF family protein, with translation MRSTDELIESLVDDAAPVRRLRAPAWRAAGWLLFAAALLACVAVAHGARPDLPLRLHEPLFATRVAAAAATGVLAAVAAFVVGVPGRSLRWLLLPMPAFVAWMSTIGYGCLTDWVEIGPAGISAGETLRCFATLTLVGAPLSLALLLMSRHVARLAPAPAAAAGGLAVSALSAVALSLLHPIDATAMILVWNVGVAALLSLAGARYGRGLLGWASR, from the coding sequence ATGAGGTCCACCGACGAACTGATCGAATCGCTCGTCGACGACGCCGCGCCCGTCCGGCGCCTGCGCGCGCCGGCGTGGCGGGCGGCCGGCTGGCTGCTGTTCGCCGCCGCGCTGCTCGCCTGCGTGGCCGTCGCGCACGGCGCGAGGCCCGATCTGCCGCTCAGGCTGCACGAGCCGCTGTTCGCGACGCGCGTGGCCGCCGCGGCGGCGACCGGCGTGCTGGCGGCCGTCGCGGCGTTCGTGGTCGGCGTTCCGGGGCGTTCGCTGCGCTGGCTGCTGTTGCCGATGCCCGCGTTCGTCGCCTGGATGTCGACGATCGGCTACGGGTGCCTCACGGACTGGGTCGAGATCGGTCCGGCCGGCATATCGGCCGGCGAGACGCTGCGCTGCTTCGCGACGTTGACGCTCGTCGGCGCGCCGTTGTCGCTCGCGCTGCTGCTGATGTCGCGCCACGTCGCGCGGCTCGCGCCGGCGCCCGCGGCGGCCGCGGGCGGTCTCGCGGTGTCCGCGCTGTCCGCCGTCGCGCTCTCGCTGCTCCATCCGATCGACGCGACGGCGATGATCCTCGTGTGGAACGTCGGCGTGGCGGCGCTCCTGTCGCTGGCCGGCGCGCGGTATGGGCGCGGCCTGCTCGGATGGGCTTCGCGATGA
- a CDS encoding sigma-70 family RNA polymerase sigma factor — MTDDIRHDGARLRTNEPDAAPSAPDDACARPAIRADGSPDWSTLMARAQAGDRDAYRRLLASVTPYLRRFAARHGVHADAVEDVVQDILITVHEVRRTYDPGRPFGPWLVAIAGRRVVDALRRSGRAAAREVPLDPEHETLPAAGANLMEETADARTLRDMLGRLPAGQRDAIRLLKLEEMSLKEAALATGMTVAALKVAVHRGIATLRRLLQEREEERR; from the coding sequence ATGACCGACGACATCCGACATGACGGCGCGCGACTCCGGACGAACGAGCCGGACGCCGCCCCGAGCGCGCCAGACGACGCCTGCGCGCGGCCCGCGATCCGCGCGGACGGCTCGCCCGACTGGTCGACGCTGATGGCGCGCGCGCAGGCGGGCGACCGGGACGCGTACCGGCGCCTGCTCGCGAGCGTCACGCCGTATCTGCGGCGCTTCGCGGCGCGGCACGGCGTCCACGCGGACGCCGTCGAGGACGTCGTGCAGGACATCCTGATCACCGTCCACGAGGTGCGCCGCACATACGACCCCGGCCGGCCGTTCGGCCCGTGGCTCGTGGCGATCGCGGGCCGGCGCGTGGTCGACGCGCTGCGGCGCTCGGGACGCGCCGCGGCCCGGGAGGTCCCGCTCGATCCGGAGCATGAAACCTTGCCCGCCGCCGGAGCGAATCTCATGGAAGAAACCGCCGACGCCCGGACGCTGCGCGACATGCTGGGCCGGCTGCCGGCCGGACAGCGCGACGCGATCCGATTGCTGAAGCTCGAGGAAATGTCGTTGAAGGAGGCGGCGCTCGCGACCGGGATGACCGTCGCCGCCTTGAAGGTCGCCGTGCATCGCGGGATCGCGACGCTGCGCAGGCTGCTGCAAGAACGCGAGGAGGAGCGCCGATGA